The Microbulbifer sp. YPW1 genome contains the following window.
GGAGCACCTGGGCCTGCGTGTCATGGGTGAGTTCCCCTATACCATCCGTCCGCAAGGGCAGCAGGATGTCTGGATGCACGAGTTCCACCTGGAATTCGGCCTGCCCACCCGTGTTGATGCCCAGGCCTCGCGCTCCCTGTTCCAGGATGCGTTTGCCGCTATCTGGGACGGCGTGGCGGAGAGCGATTCGTTTAACCGACTGGTGCTGGCAGCGCGTCTCAACTGGCGCGAAGTCACCATGCTGCGTGCCTATGCGCGCTATCTCAAGCAGACCAAATTCAGTGCCAGCCAGTCGTACATCGCCGCGACGCTGGCCAACCATGTGGAGATCACCCGCAACCTGGTCGCCCTGTTCCGGGCCATGTTCGATCCGCGTATCAATTCCGCCGACCGCAACGACCAGTCCCGGGTAGAGCGCCTGATCAAGAAGATTCACGATGGACTCGATGGGGTAGACAACCTCAACGAAGACCAGGTGATCCGCCGCTACCTCGAGTTGATTCGGGCAACCCTGCGTACCAACTTCTTCCAGCTGGACGATCAGGATCAGCCCAAGGATTACATCTCCATCAAATTCAGCCCGCGGGATATTCCGAATATTCCGGAGCCGCGCCCCGAATTCGAGATCTTCGTGTATTCGCCGCAGGTCGAGGGTGTGCACCTGCGCGGTGGCAAGGTCGCCCGCGGTGGCCTGCGCTGGTCCGACCGGCTGGAAGACTTCCGTACCGAAGTGCTCGGTCTGGTGAAGGCCCAGAATGTAAAGAATGCGGTCATCGTACCCAGCGGTGCCAAGGGCGGTTTCGTGGTGCGCAAGCCACCGGCAGACAACAGTCGCGAGGCGTTTATCGAATCCGGTATCCGCTGTTACAAGACGTTTATCCGCGGCTTGCTGGATATCACCGACAACCTGGTAGATGGAGAGGTTGTGGCACCGGAGCGGGTGATCCGCCGGGATGAAGATGACCCCTACCTGGTAGTGGCTGCGGACAAGGGTACCGCCACCTTCTCGGATATCGCCAACGGCATTGCCGCTGAATACGGATTCTGGCTGGGTGATGCCTTCGCCTCTGGCGGCAGTAACGGTTATGACCACAAGAAAATGGGTATCACCGCGCGCGGTGCCTGGGTCTCCGTGCAGCGCCATTTCCGCGAAATGGGTATCAATGTGCAGGCCGAGAATTTCTCGGTCATCGGTGTGGGTGATATGGGCGGCGACGTATTCGGCAACGGCATGTTGTTGTCCGAGCATATCTGCCTGAAGGGTGCCTTTAACCATCTGCACATTTTTGTCGACCCGAACCCGGATGCATCCAGCAGCTTCCACGAGCGCAAGCGACTGTTCGAGATGCCCCGTTCCAGCTGGGCAGACTACAACCCGAGCCTGATCTCCAAAGGTGGTGGCGTTATTGAGCGCCGCGCCAAATCCGTGAAAATCACTCCGGAAATGCAGGAGGCATTTGCCATTACCGAGGATCAGTTGACGCCCAATGAACTGATCAGCGCGATGCTCAAGGCCCCGGTTGACCTGATCTGGAACGGTGGCATCGGCACCTATGTGAAGGGCAGCGGCGAGAGCCACGCCCAGGTAGGGGACAAGTCCAATGACAACCTGCGGGTCAATGGCAACCAGCTGCGCTGCAAAGTGTTTGGTGAAGGCGGCAACCTGGGCATGACCCAGCGCGGGCGTATCGAGTTCTCCCTGAACGGCGGGCGCTGTAACACCGACTTTATCGACAATGCCGGCGGCGTGGACTGTTCCGACCACGAGGTGAATATCAAAATCCTGCTGGACAAGGTGGTTGCCAACGGGGATCTCACCGACAAGCAGCGCAACCAGCTTTTGGAGGAAATGACCGAGTCCGTCGCCGAGCTGGTGCTGGACAACAACTACAACCAGACCCGCGCCCTGAGCGTGGCGGCCTATCAGGTGGGCGACCGCTTTGACGAGTACCGCCGCACGATCAACGCACTGGAATCCGAGGGGCGCCTGCGTCGTGCGCTGGAGTTCATTCCGGATAACGAGACCCTGAACGAGCGCCAGAACAAGGGCCAGTACCTGACCCGGCCGGAACTGTCCGTGCTGATTTCCTATGTCAAAGTGAAATTGAAAGAGGAATTGCTGCACGCGAATATCATCGACAACGAGCAGGTGCAGGAGGCGGTGGAGTCTGCCTTCCCGCCGGCCCTCGTGGCCCGCTATCGCGGGTTGGTCTACGACCACCAGCTGCGCCGGGAAATCGTGTCTACCCAGGTGGCCAATGAAATGGTCAACAGCATGGGGATTACCTTTTACCACCGCATTCACGGCGCTACCGGCGCCGGTATCGATAACATCGCCGCGGCCTATATCAGCGCGCGCGACGTTTACCTGATGCCGGAGTTCCAGGAGGGCGTTTCCCAGCTGGACTACCAGGTGCCCGCAGAGCTGCAGATGCAGCTGATGAACTCCATGATTGGCCGGGTGCGTCGCGCTACCCGCTGGTTTGTGCGCAATCGCCGCGGGGAGCTGGATCCGGCGCAGGAGTGCGCGCTGTTCCAGGAACCGGTACAGCGGGTAATCCGGGCGCTGCCGGAAGTATTGAGTGGCGAGCCCTTGCGCGAGTGGAAGGCTCGTCATGAGTT
Protein-coding sequences here:
- a CDS encoding NAD-glutamate dehydrogenase yields the protein MATVITDSREELLAQVSGIIGEKLGDKAGPVAAFAAQFLNQYPLEDLAGRRLADIYGCIYTCWDFIQQRAAGEPKIRVFNPRLEEHGWECSHTAVCVLQRDMPFLVDSVRMEINRRNTVIHSIKSTVMHMQRGDDGRLQQLLPPVCQSEEARQDDPSVTSEALIYLEINLDTSASHASELSRSLREILSDVELVVDDYVPMLDTCAAMEDQLHAGLADNDANLEEASAFLQWMRDGNFTFLGYREYEFCQQGDKKVLCEVESRRQGIFKNLQQHAEPTPEYAFNEGKQRFYQGPNFLTFAKSSVKSRVHRAAYSDYVSIKRYDAAGEVIGESAFMGLYTSPVYTESPSKIPIIRRKLASVIEQSGLAPNSHDGKALKRILDTLPRDELFQSSTRELYETTLGVLAMNERARLRLFMRKDPFGKFVSAMVYVPRDQFNSAVREKISDRIAHAINALDSDFTTYFSESILARVHLVFRVDPNEPVEFDVARLEAQIVDITRSWEDVFHRSLIETHGEEEGSRLIGTFGQAFPAGYREDFEPRIAVQDVISIQELSESNRVAMSFYQPVGAEPGSLRFKVFNIGSGLTLSDVIPVLEHLGLRVMGEFPYTIRPQGQQDVWMHEFHLEFGLPTRVDAQASRSLFQDAFAAIWDGVAESDSFNRLVLAARLNWREVTMLRAYARYLKQTKFSASQSYIAATLANHVEITRNLVALFRAMFDPRINSADRNDQSRVERLIKKIHDGLDGVDNLNEDQVIRRYLELIRATLRTNFFQLDDQDQPKDYISIKFSPRDIPNIPEPRPEFEIFVYSPQVEGVHLRGGKVARGGLRWSDRLEDFRTEVLGLVKAQNVKNAVIVPSGAKGGFVVRKPPADNSREAFIESGIRCYKTFIRGLLDITDNLVDGEVVAPERVIRRDEDDPYLVVAADKGTATFSDIANGIAAEYGFWLGDAFASGGSNGYDHKKMGITARGAWVSVQRHFREMGINVQAENFSVIGVGDMGGDVFGNGMLLSEHICLKGAFNHLHIFVDPNPDASSSFHERKRLFEMPRSSWADYNPSLISKGGGVIERRAKSVKITPEMQEAFAITEDQLTPNELISAMLKAPVDLIWNGGIGTYVKGSGESHAQVGDKSNDNLRVNGNQLRCKVFGEGGNLGMTQRGRIEFSLNGGRCNTDFIDNAGGVDCSDHEVNIKILLDKVVANGDLTDKQRNQLLEEMTESVAELVLDNNYNQTRALSVAAYQVGDRFDEYRRTINALESEGRLRRALEFIPDNETLNERQNKGQYLTRPELSVLISYVKVKLKEELLHANIIDNEQVQEAVESAFPPALVARYRGLVYDHQLRREIVSTQVANEMVNSMGITFYHRIHGATGAGIDNIAAAYISARDVYLMPEFQEGVSQLDYQVPAELQMQLMNSMIGRVRRATRWFVRNRRGELDPAQECALFQEPVQRVIRALPEVLSGEPLREWKARHEFLLESKVPEKLALLAASPTYLFSALGISESARVSDRPVEEVAKIYFALADRLGLYWFGNQIIDLPAESYWESQARETSMDDLDSQLSRLAIHLLRIAGDDGLDVETAVERWVEVMAQPIQRWESLLKELKASPHGDFAMFTVALRELMYLANATSDQETLAG